One genomic segment of Tiliqua scincoides isolate rTilSci1 chromosome 6, rTilSci1.hap2, whole genome shotgun sequence includes these proteins:
- the PPM1K gene encoding protein phosphatase Mn(2+)-dependent 1K produces the protein MSTAALINLVRNGRHQVRRGALITSRLLQEDKRLTVVCQSSTTERRRSRFDLDGSGRPATWDSFGIWDNRIDEPILLPPSIKYGKPIPKVSLSNVGCASHIGKRKENEDRFDYAQLTEDVLYFAVYDGHGGVAVADFCNKYMQKYIQQFLAEEQNMEIVLTKAFLEIDKAYARHANLSADASLLNAGTTATVALLRDGIELVVASVGDSRALLCRKGKAVKLTVDHTPERKDEKERIKRCGGFVAWNSIGQPHVNGRLAMTRSIGDLDLKKNGVIAEPETKRVKLHHASDGFLVLTTDGINFIVNSQEICDFVNLCHDPMEAAHIVTEQAVQYGTEDNSTAIVVPFGAWGKYKNSEVNFSFSRSFASSGRWA, from the exons ATGTCCACGGCTGCTTTGATAAATTTGGTTAGAAATGGAAGGCACCAGGTGAGGAGGGGAGCACTGATAACATCCCGACTCTTGCAAGAGGACAAACGATTGACAGTTGTTTGCCAGAGCTCCACCACAGAACGCAGGCGTTCCCGTTTCGACCTGGATGGTAGTGGCCGCCCTGCCACATGGGACTCGTTTGGTATATGGGACAACCGTATTGATGAGCCCATCCTCCTTCCTCCAAGCATCAAATATGGGAAGCCGATCCCCAAAGTCAGCCTGTCAAATGTGGGCTGTGCCAGTCACATTGGAAAGCGAAAAGAAAATGAAGACCGCTTTGATTATGCTCAGCTGACTGAAGATGTTCTGTATTTTGCCGTGTATGATGGTCATGGTGGGGTGGCAGTAGCTGATTTCTGCAATAAGTACATGCAAAAGTATATCCA ACAATTCCTTGCTGAGGAGCAGAACATGGAAATTGTATTAACGAAAGCTTTTCTAGAAATAGACAAAGCATATGCAAGACATGCTAACTTATCTGCTGATG CTTCCTTGCTGAATGCTGGGACCACAGCAACTGTGGCCCTGCTGCGAGATGGGATCGAGCTGGTTGTGGCCAGCGTGGGCGATAGCCGTGCACTTTTATGCCGCAAGGGGAAAGCTGTGAAGCTGACAGTGGACCATACTCCAGAAAGGAAGGATGAAAAGGAAAG AATCAAGAGATGTGGTGGTTTTGTAGCCTGGAACAGCATAGGACAACCCCATGTGAATGGCAGACTTGCAATGACACGTAGCATAGGGGACTTGGACCTTAAGAAAAATGGTGTGATAGCAGAACCAGAGACTAAAAGAGTTAAG TTGCACCATGCAAGCGATGGCTTCTTAGTCCTTACCACAGATGGCATCAACTTCATTGTGAACAGCCAAGAGATCTGTGACTTTGTTAACCTGTGCCACGATCCCATGGAAGCTGCTCACATTGTGACTGAGCAG GCTGTACAGTATGGAACAGAAGATAACAGTACTGCCATTGTTGTGCCATTTGGAGCATGGGGTAAATACAAAAACTCTGAGGTCAACTTCTCATTCAGCCGGAGTTTCGCTTCGAGTGGGAGATGGGCATGA